In the genome of Streptomyces sp. V2I9, one region contains:
- a CDS encoding DUF3499 domain-containing protein, which produces MSPVRRCSRTACGRPAVATLTYVYADSTAVLGPLATYAEPHCYDLCAEHSERLTAPRGWEVVRLSDGSAPAHPSGDDLEALANAVREAARPHERRPDGGGRGPRAADPVEVARRGHLRVLRSPDS; this is translated from the coding sequence GTGAGCCCTGTACGTCGCTGTTCGCGCACCGCGTGCGGCCGCCCCGCCGTCGCGACACTGACGTACGTCTATGCCGATTCGACCGCGGTCCTCGGCCCGCTCGCCACCTATGCCGAGCCCCACTGCTACGACCTGTGCGCCGAACACAGCGAGCGCCTCACCGCGCCGCGCGGCTGGGAAGTGGTGCGGCTTTCCGACGGCTCCGCACCCGCGCACCCGAGCGGCGACGACCTCGAAGCACTGGCCAACGCGGTGCGCGAGGCGGCACGCCCGCACGAGCGGCGCCCGGACGGCGGCGGCCGGGGGCCGCGCGCGGCGGACCCGGTGGAAGTCGCCCGCAGGGGCCACCTCAGGGTGCTGCGTTCCCCGGACTCCTGA